ttgtccacccgtgtgcccatgctcggggggtggatataaatgcgtgaggggataaacgttatatccttcccccgtggagaaaatgtcccccgcccatgctagccctgctgtactCGGTTTCTACgaaacatcgtaccggaacgttaaaacACTtaaaggcacgtctttgttggtagagtactatctagccacggccgaaaccttaAGCCAGacggaaaattcagaaattataataactttggaatttgagaatataaaatataataaggttctcagcttaatgttccggataatAATGTAGGTACCCACCACGCCGcactggtattctgtcagtacctaccgagttgagggaagtcctgttaaaaaataacatattagaataaaactaaaagaactttataatattaaatagaggattttttttattttagtacaaatGGAACAGCAAGCCTGTTCCATTTGTACTAATAATTAGTAGAAtaacatgttataaatatattttaacacgtCAGAGTCAGAGATGAACTAACAAAAGAAGATAAATGCTCCCTAATGTAAACCCATTGTTTTTCAGAATTAAATGTTAACCCGGAGTATCAGCTTAGTATCCTATACCAAATTGCATTTTAATATGTAAAGGGTCAGTATCTCCCTAGTCTTTGTTTTATGCGCGAACACAAAGACCGACGACTTATTAAAGCTCATCTGAttaaaatttccaaaaaaatgtACTGGAAAATCGTTAGTTTCATAACAATTAGGCAGAAGAAAAATTTCCGTTCGCTGtcattaggtaggtatttagaAAAGGTTTGTTATTATCTTCCTATCTTTGGTTGCTAAGCAACGGTTTGTTGATAAACATTCCATACTAGCCACTGATATCTATAAAACTATAGCCAATTTGGCCATACTATTATAGATTAAAGCAGTACCCAGGTTTTACGTAAGTACCCGTggaacattttgtataaaatctaTCAGCTCAGCAATCTTATGAAATAGTGGACTAGTGTACAAGACTCAAATCTTTTTGGCTGCCCTGAACGACACGTAACTCGCAAGCTCACTGCAGAGCAgcattcattttaaataaatgaatatttatttattttatttatactctttatttgtacaccactcaaacaaagaaacaagacaaaaaaagaacaaacacatgaagaatgaagcaggatacaaaaggcggaaaggataaaaatatgtaaaatgtgtggtaattaattttttattaataatgaaactgggaaaactaaatcttgCGACGCAAactttgaataaattattaatgataataaagttaccgccgacagtgaggttgcaagtacctttgaaaacttttttcagaatgttcctattttgttaactgattcacttaattcttcacctactgcagctcaaagtttattgaggaacaatgTTAatgagtgcaatgttttatttaatattaaacatatctgcatctgatatattttttatcatgtgACAACACATAATATAAAGGTCACATTTTAATGCTAAACTATTGAGCATAATTGCTGTTTAGTCAGTAAGGGCTGCAATGGTATGTCCATAAAATCAAAGAATCCATCTACTATATGCATAAAATTATCACAACCAATACAAGGATTAGATATAACAATGTATTCATTACTTATATTATGGTTGTGGTGATAAAAACagttttgtgaaataaaatagataggttTTTTCTCATAAAAATGAAAGACACCTTCTCATAAtctatttattcaattataactaataataaccaagtttttaaatagtattaAGTTACCACACCTAACAATTactatgaattaataaaaaaatattaattgagcTCAAGCTGTGTTTGGTCCTGTTAAAGGCAAGGCATTGATTTCTTTATTAAGTCTTATTTGTTCATTAATAGCTCGCCAAGCATCTTCCTTTTCTTTTTTGGTTATGGGTCTCTTCTTCTGTTTAGCAgcaaccatttttttatatgtgtcaATGCATTCCATATCTACTTGATCAAGCTGTTTCTTTAAATTCAATCGTATCATTTCTTGCTTACACAAACCAATCAGATTTTTGAGATTCCGACAGTTTTCTTTTCTGACTGCAGTTAATTCTGTCtggcattttttaatttcagccaATATTTCATCATCGGCTGGGTTTGTAAGAGGCGGTAAATCCTCTGGGTCTAAGATACCCTGTTCAACTAATTCCTTTCTTAAACATTTCTCCAAGGTCAATGAATTCTTATAAGTATTCTTTGTATTAGTAGtctgtttcatttttatatcagGGACTTCATAGGGCATCACATTTTCCTCCATCAAAGCTGATACAAGCCTTTGTGTCAATGGACCAGTGATCATATTATTATCTGaagatttttcaaatttctttcttaaattggAAGTTTCAGGGGACCAACCAGAgcctttttgtttatttgggtTTGAAGCATTCTGGTCTTCATTAAGATGCTCATCAGCCCACACTTCAGAATAATGTTTCCCCAGTGGTGGGATAGGTGGCAGGGTTGTATTGCTGCTTTGTACCAAAAGGGATTCAAGAAATTTGATGTCATCTAATGTAACAGGTGCACAGTAAGGTTCAACGGAATTCCAAAACTTATATGGGATATTATTCTTTGGTAACGTCAGCTGAGACAGATCCAGTTTGACTGAATTATCagaatttatattatcatttaaataattgtggGAAGCACCAGAGGACCCactaaagttttttaatttaggaaCCTTCGGTTGGTTGGATAACTTTGTATAATCTTTGGTTTTTACTAATTTGTCTTCAGGGAATTTTCTTTTCATGGGATACTGTAATTGTTTACCCGCagctttgtttttcttttctcttttgGATTCATTAGTATCAATGCTTTCAATCTCTCCCTGAAAATATCTGATACGTAATGCTGTGTTACACAAAAGTGATTCCAACTCTAACTGTAAAGCGTCTAGTTCATCCATGCCAATCGGTTCATCTGCAGATCTTCCCAAGATTCCAGTCAACCTCGGTAAAGTTACAGCGTTATCTTGTTGCCTTATGTATGGTATTGGACACATATTATCCACTTTCGTTTTTCCTAAGGACACTCCGCTCGATATTTTGGAAGGTTTATTATAAGGTGACACTCCAGGACTAGAAGGTTTACCGTTATCAAAGCCTTTACTAGCCAGTCTGCCTTTGCTATTGTGGTGCATCCGCTTTCCCATCATTTTCCTACACTCAAAATTGAAATTACCCGCGTAAACACCGATACACACATATATAACGTGTATGCACAAGTACAAAACTCGCAATTTTTAAGcgataagttttaagttttttgttaaaatattcttGATTTCTTTTAGATGAAAACGAGATCAGCTAGCATCactataaacttaatttataagTGTAAAAGAGTTCTTAAAAACTTTACGAAAACAATAACAATGACAGATTTAAGTTACCAAGAACACAATTTATAAAACAAGATGGCCGAAACCTGAAACTAAATTTAAGCCATAGAGAATGTAGATCATTTAacatagtgttttttgtttttttttctaatttaaataatggcTTGGATTCAAGTCTACTATTGTTGTTTTTgacaaggatttttttaattaaattaattaaacactaCGTTCAAAGAGTCATCCTGCGTTTCTTTTCCCATTAGTGTTTTGTGTTTGAGTTTGATTAATCCTTAGATCACATTtcgtacattaaaaaaaatcaaaactacTAGAGTCAAAGTACCTTACCTACCGTAACCTTTAAAAAACCTAATGTCATGACTGTTGTTGCAAAtgacataaaaaacaaaatgtcgaCTGCTCTGAAACGATCTCTGTCTGATATCCGTGTTGTGCTTTGCTTTCTGTAAATTAGTGTGAAGTTCTTCAAAAATGGACCAGTGTTGAGAATTTAGATGCATACTAAACGTCAATCGAGATGATGAATTAATAATCCAATGTTTACAAAACAATGCATAATCTCTTAAAATAACACCCCAGTCCAAAAACCTTTCCTTtttcatttgaatattttttccgACATCATATTATGGAAGTTCCACTTTATACCTGTCCACTTTGTTGTAATAGTACGTTTGATTCCAAACAATCGCTTGTGGAACATTTGAATGATTTCTCATTGAATATTGTATGTACAATATGTAGTCAAGGTTTTTCTACATTGGAATTACTCACAGAGCATCTTAAAGTCGACAACTGTGAGGCTATACAACCTGATAAAGATGTAGTCCTTGAAACTGAGCTGTGTAACATTATCAAAGTTGAACATGACATACATTCTGTAAACTCAGATTCCACACAAGGGAAtggtaataattttaatctatgATCTACAATCATACTGATTGCCTACTACTAATGTATGACTGACTCttatataactaatttatagTACTATGTCTTAAAACCACACAAACATATctacaaatttatatttactgcAACATAGTTTGTCCTGGTGGGTAGGTAACTTGGGAAAGTGACTGTCTACTTGTTGCCTTAAGTATGGTCTTGGACACATTATACTGGATATTATGATACTTGTCATTGTTTGGAGAATTCAAATAAGCATGTTGATGAGACTTTTAATgcatacattatataaaaatatgtacactgttgtgagatgatgattataatcacATTTATACACTTAAATAGCTATAGTTAGCTGCAAATGTTTCTATCAGgccaggttttattttatatatataattcacatccaagttttttatgtatacaatattagtatgtatacaATCAATTTTCTGTAATCTTAcgtttaatattgaattttgtaataaaacttatCTCGAAAAGAGATATTTATACACAGTAGAAGAATGTATctatgcatattatttatttagaaattactTGTTGCCTGCATAAAAAAGTATACTCCAGGACACAAGctatctatgcaaaattttgttgTTGATCCCAGAATATGCCACTACAaaatacattaacatttatattagTTTAGAATCTTATAATTTTCAAACTGCCCTGGACGCTAAAATTAAGTATACAACTATAACTACAGTTAGCTTTTTCTTACAGAAGagataacacaaaaaaatcatttagaAAACAATGcaacaaatacaataaaattagatAACATAAACAATCATACTGATGGTGGAGATAAAATGTATGTAGAATTGCTTCGTAAACAATTGGCTAAGCCATGCCTGCAGACACAGGAGATGAAGCTGGTTAAGGAAGATGGGCAAAGTCGTTATGTAATCATTGCTGACGAGGAGTCCCTGACAAATCCAGATGTAACCATAGTCACTAAGCAAAATATTGATGGAACTATATCTTTGACCACTCTGAAAGGTAAATTTAAACTCTGCAATAAATGCATGAAATTTAAACTTATAGGATTCATAAGAAATCTGACAACTTTGCTTCATAACTGAggtatataattatgtaaagttTGCAATGACTGTACAACAGGGGCTGTAAAATTATGTGTTTTGTATTAAGATGACTGTCACCGAATCTGTGACAGTCATCCTAATACAAAACACAGGGACTGGCAACAATGAAACCTTAGCGTTGCTATTATCTGTCCATCCAAAGTTTAGTTCTAGTACTGGAAAGCTGTAGTAGCAGCTAAATTGTTGTTTTTGAATAAActagtagaaaataaatgtacttttattcaacaagctaattttatattttttttgtgtcattCATATACAGCAAGTGTTCCTAATGAAGATTCAGAAATGGATTCAGAGCCAGTTAGTGATGATGAAAGAACAGATAAATCTGGGGAAGAAATCTATACATGCAACACATGCAGTGTTTCATTTACATCAGTTTTGGAACACATACAGAATTATCACAATGATGAAGATGTTGTTGTCCACGTAAGAAACATGCTTTATAACatcaaacaaaagaaaacatgCTCATTATCATCTATTCCGTTTTGAAACCCATTCAACAACCAACCAGT
The sequence above is a segment of the Pararge aegeria chromosome 17, ilParAegt1.1, whole genome shotgun sequence genome. Coding sequences within it:
- the LOC120631137 gene encoding transcriptional adapter 3, which codes for MMGKRMHHNSKGRLASKGFDNGKPSSPGVSPYNKPSKISSGVSLGKTKVDNMCPIPYIRQQDNAVTLPRLTGILGRSADEPIGMDELDALQLELESLLCNTALRIRYFQGEIESIDTNESKREKKNKAAGKQLQYPMKRKFPEDKLVKTKDYTKLSNQPKVPKLKNFSGSSGASHNYLNDNINSDNSVKLDLSQLTLPKNNIPYKFWNSVEPYCAPVTLDDIKFLESLLVQSSNTTLPPIPPLGKHYSEVWADEHLNEDQNASNPNKQKGSGWSPETSNLRKKFEKSSDNNMITGPLTQRLVSALMEENVMPYEVPDIKMKQTTNTKNTYKNSLTLEKCLRKELVEQGILDPEDLPPLTNPADDEILAEIKKCQTELTAVRKENCRNLKNLIGLCKQEMIRLNLKKQLDQVDMECIDTYKKMVAAKQKKRPITKKEKEDAWRAINEQIRLNKEINALPLTGPNTA